One region of Primulina tabacum isolate GXHZ01 chromosome 1, ASM2559414v2, whole genome shotgun sequence genomic DNA includes:
- the LOC142541960 gene encoding LOW QUALITY PROTEIN: SUMO-activating enzyme subunit 2-like (The sequence of the model RefSeq protein was modified relative to this genomic sequence to represent the inferred CDS: deleted 1 base in 1 codon), protein MAAELQHLSAIKGAKVLMVGAGGIGCELLKTLALSGFEDIHIIDMDTIEVSNLNRQFLFRQSHVGQSKAKVARDAVLKFRPQINITSYHANVKDPDFNVDFFRQFNVVLNGLDNLDARRHVNRLCLAASVPLIESGTTGFLGQVTVHVKGRTECYECQAKPAPKTYPVCTITSTPSKFVHCIVWAKELLFAKLFGDKNRENDLNARSSDASVSSEQIEDVFERKVDENVEKYARRIYDHVFGYNIEVALSNEETWKNRNRPRPIYSKDVIPAELDGRNGNLEKNSVLKDTSSLSAMASLGLKNPQDLWSLKESSKVFLEALRLFFAKREKEIGNMIFDKDDQLAVEFVTAAANIRASSFGIPLHSLFEAKGIAGNIVHAVATTNAIIAGLIVIEAVKVLQNDTKNYRMTYCLEHPSRKMLLMPVEPFEPNKSCYVCSKTPLTLVVNTHRSKLRDIVDKIVKAKLGMNLPLIMHGSLLLYEVGEDLEEDEVANYAANLEKVLAKLPSPVTGGTTLTVEDLQQELKCSINVEHREEFDEEKEPDEMILSGWTQPPSEEYNDKTAVDNGASSSAVPVATFLGTEEDELQIIPTQIGNKRKLSDISGYSLSDQSSVTIETKFKRKVEEIDDTDDLVMLDEGVSDSSKKKREQ, encoded by the exons ATGGCTGCGGAACTGCAACATTTATCTGCAATCAAG GGCGCTAAGGTGCTTATGGTGGGAGCCGGCGGCATAGGGTGTGAGCTTCTCAAAACCCTGGCGCTTTCAGGGTTCGAAGATATTCATATC ATTGACATGGATACAATTGAAGTGAGCAACCTTAACAGACAATTCTTGTTTCGACAATCACATGTTGGGCAATCAAAAGCTAAA GTTGCTCGTGATGCTGTCCTAAAATTTAGGCCTCAGATCAACATCACATCGTACCATGCAAATGTAAAGGATCCCGATTTCAATGTTGATTTCTTCAGGCAATTCAATGTTGTTTTGAATGGGCTCGATAATTTAGATGCCCGGCGGCATGTGAACCGCCTTTGCTTGGCCGCTTCTGTTCCATTGATTGAAAGTGGAACTACTGGATTTCTTGGACAG GTTACTGTTCACGTTAAGGGTAGAACGGAGTGTTATGAGTGCCAGGCCAAGCCAGCTCCTAAAACTTACCCTGTTTGTACTATCACAAGCACTCCATCAAAG TTTGTTCATTGCATTGTTTGGGCAAAGGAACTGCTTTTTGCTAAGTTATTTGGGGATAAAAATCGAGAAAATGATTTGAATGCTCGTTCAAGTGATGCCTCCGTTTCGTCAGAACAAATAGAAGATGTTTTTGAGCGCAAAGTGGATgaaaatgttgaaaaatatgcAAGGAGAATATATGATCATGTTTTTGGCTATAACATTGAGGTAGCTCTATCCAATGAAGAGACATGGAAAAATCGTAACAGGCCAAGGCCTATTTATAGCAAAGATGTTATACCAGCTGAACTTGAT GGTCGGAATGGAAATCTGGAGAAGAATTCTGTTCTCAAAGATACTTCATCATTATCTGCAATGGCGTCTCTAGGCCTAAAAAATCCACAAGATCTTTGGAGCTTAAAGGAAAGCTCGAAAGTCTTTTTGGAGGCTCTAAGATTATTCTTTGCAAAGCGAGAAAAG GAGATTGGTAACATGATTTTCGATAAAGACGATCAATTAGCAGTAGAATTTGTTACTGCTGCTGCAAATATCAGAGCTTCTTCATTTGGCATCCCGTTGCATAGCCTCTTTGAGGCTAAAGGTATTGCTGGTAATATTGTGCATGCTGTTGCCACAACAAATGCCATCATTGCTGGGTTGATTGTGATTGAGGCTGTTAAGGTGCTGCAAAATGATACTAAAAACTACAG GATGACTTATTGTCTTGAACATCCTTCAAGAAAAATGCTTCTTATGCCAGTTGAGCCTTTTGAGCCAAACAAGTCGTGCTATGTCTGTTCCAAG ACACCTTTGACTCTTGTGGTAAATACACATCGATCAAAGTTGAGGGACATAGTTGACAAGATTGTGAAAGCAAAGCTTGGCATGAATTTGCCTTTGATCATGCATGGTTCATTGCTTCTGTATGAGGTTGGTGAAGATCTTGAGGAAGACGAGGTTGCTAATTACGCAGCTAACCTTGAAAAG GTACTGGCTAAACTTCCTTCTCCGGTCACTGGTGGAACAACGCTGACAGTTGAGGATCTACAGCAAGAGCTTAAATGTAGCATAAATGTCGAGCATAG ggAGGAATTTGACGAGGAGAAAGAACCTGATGAGATGATTCTCTCTGGCTGGACACAACCTCCATCAGAAGAATATAACGACAAGACTGCGGTTGACAATGGTGCAAGCTCATCCGCTGTACCTGTAGCTACCTTTCTTGGAACTGAAGAAGATGAATTACAGATTATCCCAACACAAATTGGAAACAAAAGAAAGCTATCTGACATATCTGGTTATTCTCTTTCAGATCAATCATCTGTTACCAttgaaacaaaatttaaaagaaaagtGGAAGAAATCGATGATACTGACGATCTTGTCATGCTTGATGAAGGGGTATCCGACTCTAGCAAGAAGAAGAGGGAGCAGTAG